Proteins from a genomic interval of Zingiber officinale cultivar Zhangliang chromosome 2A, Zo_v1.1, whole genome shotgun sequence:
- the LOC122041243 gene encoding diacylglycerol lipase-beta-like isoform X5 yields MAKKSSPNLLLPVFASLIRFRPFAALSVCVPRRRPYRSSLRMDRDFALGRSTLVAKLRSVRWIALLLGLSNLSVILLGVFLLIYLLRNCSGDEKLPFAASILSASIRVLAMVGAGKAQHETAEIIVSFPIESAAADAAVRHERRLRYKKWLWWTRFGIAVTVLQSIGAAYLTFIALTDLSHGGSCLLGQHTVNQTWKKILVVSFLLLAWLVVIIQLFMGADILRWRSFYSTHDTAWKAHYSEVFDHGIREALCCLGRAKYLSVLEEDEIYSVARLLGDLVAYRASGTGHLELLAGLALLQSQKQVQNLHNKLMDVPDQLIEDAAFFHQFAEAAYTGPLLDFGRNPILFPCAWLYRQGIVTPWARNRRPSLEGDNWWRGHAAAFLKFVNLPPEALCMGRVSQTKREAAYFVVVLHDKRTIVVAVRGTETPEDLITDGLCRECDLTMEDLDGLINSEHLPSDVRQKVLSSFPHYGHAGIIESARELFIQLDGQSEVKDSLPSKKTGFLSSLLAPGSECQGYQICVVGHSLGGAIATFLGLRLYGRHPKVHVYAYGGLPCLDFVTAEACSKFVTT; encoded by the exons ATGGCTAAGAAATCCTCGCCCAACCTCCTCCTCCCTGTCTTCGCTTCCCTCATCCGCTTCCGCCCCTTTGCCGCCCTTTCGGTCTGCGTCCCTCGCCGGAGGCCCTACCGCTCCTCCCTTCGCATGGACCGCGACTTCGCCTTGGGACGGTCGACACTCGTCGCCAAGCTCCGCAGCGTCCGATGGATCGCCCTCCTTCTCGGGCTTTCGAACCTCTCCGTGATCCTTTTAGGCGTCTTCCTGCTTATCTACCTCCTCCGAAACTGCTCCGGCGATGAGAAACTGCCTTTCGCTGCCTCGATCTTGAGTGCGAGCATCAGGGTTCTCGCCATGGTCGGCGCCGGCAAAGCGCAGCATGAGACGGCTGAGATAATTGTTAGTTTCCCTATTGAGTCCGCTGCCGCTGATGCTGCCGTTCGTCACGAGAGACGG CTAAGGTATAAAAAGTGGCTATGGTGGACCAGATTTGGGATAGCAGTCACAGTGTTACAATCCATTGGAGCAGCCTACTTAACATTCATCGCATTAACTGATTTATCTCATGGTGGATCTTGTCTTTTAG GACAGCATACAGTTAATCAAACATGGAAGAAAATTTTAgtggtttcttttcttcttctggcGTGGCTTGTTGTAATCATACAGCTTTTTATGGGAGCTGACATATTGAGATGGAGGTCATTTTATTCAACACATGATACCGCATGGAAAGCACACTACAGTGAAGTGTTTGATCATGGAATTCGGGAGGCTTTGTGCTGTCTAGGACGCGCCAAGTACTT GAGTGTTTTGGAAGAAGACGAGATTTACTCTGTTGCAAGGTTGCTAGGTGATCTTGTAGCATATCGTGCATCAGGAACAGGGCATCTTGAACTATTGGCAG GACTTGCTCTATTGCAAAGCCAGAAGCAGGTGCAGAACTTGCACAATAAGCTTATGGATGTACCTGACCAACTTATTGAAGATGCAGCATTCTTCCATCAATTTGCTGAAGCTGCATACACA GGACCACTGCTTGATTTTGGTAGAAACCCTATCTTGTTTCCTTGTGCATGGCTCTATAGACAAGGAATTGTGACTCCCTGGGCTCGGAACAG GAGGCCTTCACTTGAAGGTGATAATTGGTGGCGGGGACATGCAGCTGCCTTCCTCAAATTTGTCAATTTACCTCCTGAAGCTCTTTGTATGGGTCGAGTCAGCCAA ACAAAGAGGGAGGCTGCTTATTTTGTGGTGGTTCTACATGATAAAAGGACTATAGTAGTCGCTGTACGTGGAACTGAGACACCTGAAGATCTCATAACAGATGGTTTATGCAGAGAGTGTGACCTTACCATGGAGGATTTGGATGGCTTGATAAA CAGCGAACATTTACCTTCAGATGTTAGACAAAAAGTTCTGTCTTCTTTCCCACATTATGGACATGCAGGGATTATTGAATCTGCCAGGGAACTTTTCATCCAACTTGATGGCCAATCTGAAGTTAAAG ATTCCTTGCCATCTAAAAAAACTGGGTTTTTGTCATCCTTGTTGGCACCTGGATCTGAATGCCAGGGATACCAAATTTGTGTCGTAGGCCATTCTTTAGGAGGTGCTATTGCAACATTCTTGGGATTAAGA TTATATGGAAGACACCCAAAAGTACATGTTTATGCTTATGGAGGTCTTCCCTGTTTGGATTTTGTGACTGCTGAAGCATGCTCCAAATTTGTTACTAC TTAA
- the LOC122041243 gene encoding diacylglycerol lipase-beta-like isoform X4, which produces MAKKSSPNLLLPVFASLIRFRPFAALSVCVPRRRPYRSSLRMDRDFALGRSTLVAKLRSVRWIALLLGLSNLSVILLGVFLLIYLLRNCSGDEKLPFAASILSASIRVLAMVGAGKAQHETAEIIVSFPIESAAADAAVRHERRLRYKKWLWWTRFGIAVTVLQSIGAAYLTFIALTDLSHGGSCLLGQHTVNQTWKKILVVSFLLLAWLVVIIQLFMGADILRWRSFYSTHDTAWKAHYSEVFDHGIREALCCLGRAKYLSVLEEDEIYSVARLLGDLVAYRASGTGHLELLAGLALLQSQKQVQNLHNKLMDVPDQLIEDAAFFHQFAEAAYTGPLLDFGRNPILFPCAWLYRQGIVTPWARNRRPSLEGDNWWRGHAAAFLKFVNLPPEALCMGRVSQTKREAAYFVVVLHDKRTIVVAVRGTETPEDLITDGLCRECDLTMEDLDGLINSEHLPSDVRQKVLSSFPHYGHAGIIESARELFIQLDGQSEVKDSLPSKKTGFLSSLLAPGSECQGYQICVVGHSLGGAIATFLGLRLYGRHPKVHVYAYGGLPCLDFVTAEACSKFVTTFQLIQYLGFVHLQLVLYQMILWLNPP; this is translated from the exons ATGGCTAAGAAATCCTCGCCCAACCTCCTCCTCCCTGTCTTCGCTTCCCTCATCCGCTTCCGCCCCTTTGCCGCCCTTTCGGTCTGCGTCCCTCGCCGGAGGCCCTACCGCTCCTCCCTTCGCATGGACCGCGACTTCGCCTTGGGACGGTCGACACTCGTCGCCAAGCTCCGCAGCGTCCGATGGATCGCCCTCCTTCTCGGGCTTTCGAACCTCTCCGTGATCCTTTTAGGCGTCTTCCTGCTTATCTACCTCCTCCGAAACTGCTCCGGCGATGAGAAACTGCCTTTCGCTGCCTCGATCTTGAGTGCGAGCATCAGGGTTCTCGCCATGGTCGGCGCCGGCAAAGCGCAGCATGAGACGGCTGAGATAATTGTTAGTTTCCCTATTGAGTCCGCTGCCGCTGATGCTGCCGTTCGTCACGAGAGACGG CTAAGGTATAAAAAGTGGCTATGGTGGACCAGATTTGGGATAGCAGTCACAGTGTTACAATCCATTGGAGCAGCCTACTTAACATTCATCGCATTAACTGATTTATCTCATGGTGGATCTTGTCTTTTAG GACAGCATACAGTTAATCAAACATGGAAGAAAATTTTAgtggtttcttttcttcttctggcGTGGCTTGTTGTAATCATACAGCTTTTTATGGGAGCTGACATATTGAGATGGAGGTCATTTTATTCAACACATGATACCGCATGGAAAGCACACTACAGTGAAGTGTTTGATCATGGAATTCGGGAGGCTTTGTGCTGTCTAGGACGCGCCAAGTACTT GAGTGTTTTGGAAGAAGACGAGATTTACTCTGTTGCAAGGTTGCTAGGTGATCTTGTAGCATATCGTGCATCAGGAACAGGGCATCTTGAACTATTGGCAG GACTTGCTCTATTGCAAAGCCAGAAGCAGGTGCAGAACTTGCACAATAAGCTTATGGATGTACCTGACCAACTTATTGAAGATGCAGCATTCTTCCATCAATTTGCTGAAGCTGCATACACA GGACCACTGCTTGATTTTGGTAGAAACCCTATCTTGTTTCCTTGTGCATGGCTCTATAGACAAGGAATTGTGACTCCCTGGGCTCGGAACAG GAGGCCTTCACTTGAAGGTGATAATTGGTGGCGGGGACATGCAGCTGCCTTCCTCAAATTTGTCAATTTACCTCCTGAAGCTCTTTGTATGGGTCGAGTCAGCCAA ACAAAGAGGGAGGCTGCTTATTTTGTGGTGGTTCTACATGATAAAAGGACTATAGTAGTCGCTGTACGTGGAACTGAGACACCTGAAGATCTCATAACAGATGGTTTATGCAGAGAGTGTGACCTTACCATGGAGGATTTGGATGGCTTGATAAA CAGCGAACATTTACCTTCAGATGTTAGACAAAAAGTTCTGTCTTCTTTCCCACATTATGGACATGCAGGGATTATTGAATCTGCCAGGGAACTTTTCATCCAACTTGATGGCCAATCTGAAGTTAAAG ATTCCTTGCCATCTAAAAAAACTGGGTTTTTGTCATCCTTGTTGGCACCTGGATCTGAATGCCAGGGATACCAAATTTGTGTCGTAGGCCATTCTTTAGGAGGTGCTATTGCAACATTCTTGGGATTAAGA TTATATGGAAGACACCCAAAAGTACATGTTTATGCTTATGGAGGTCTTCCCTGTTTGGATTTTGTGACTGCTGAAGCATGCTCCAAATTTGTTACTAC CTTTCAGTTAATTCAATACTTAGGCTTCGTGCATCTGCAATTAGTGCTCTATCAGATGATTCTTTGGCTGAATCCGCCATGA
- the LOC122041243 gene encoding uncharacterized protein LOC122041243 isoform X2 → MAKKSSPNLLLPVFASLIRFRPFAALSVCVPRRRPYRSSLRMDRDFALGRSTLVAKLRSVRWIALLLGLSNLSVILLGVFLLIYLLRNCSGDEKLPFAASILSASIRVLAMVGAGKAQHETAEIIVSFPIESAAADAAVRHERRLRYKKWLWWTRFGIAVTVLQSIGAAYLTFIALTDLSHGGSCLLGQHTVNQTWKKILVVSFLLLAWLVVIIQLFMGADILRWRSFYSTHDTAWKAHYSEVFDHGIREALCCLGRAKYLSVLEEDEIYSVARLLGDLVAYRASGTGHLELLAGLALLQSQKQVQNLHNKLMDVPDQLIEDAAFFHQFAEAAYTGPLLDFGRNPILFPCAWLYRQGIVTPWARNRRPSLEGDNWWRGHAAAFLKFVNLPPEALCMGRVSQTKREAAYFVVVLHDKRTIVVAVRGTETPEDLITDGLCRECDLTMEDLDGLINEHLPSDVRQKVLSSFPHYGHAGIIESARELFIQLDGQSEVKDSLPSKKTGFLSSLLAPGSECQGYQICVVGHSLGGAIATFLGLRLYGRHPKVHVYAYGGLPCLDFVTAEACSKFVTTIVYNDEFSAQLSVNSILRLRASAISALSDDSLAESAMIQKLARRILHANKYDVNEQSYDLCASPLRQNCVATFERNHISKRWQSKTSTTAIEPMNQELCLDETASGDDASELAILVDQDDVRLNSYEIVKDQMAQCFEERTSSVQASTAPPEMYLPGCVVHITYEPKRVLPFWRSWTVHERDHTFRAFVANRESFRDIRVTSRMFIDHLPWRCHYAMQRILKEQKLKGKIHAII, encoded by the exons ATGGCTAAGAAATCCTCGCCCAACCTCCTCCTCCCTGTCTTCGCTTCCCTCATCCGCTTCCGCCCCTTTGCCGCCCTTTCGGTCTGCGTCCCTCGCCGGAGGCCCTACCGCTCCTCCCTTCGCATGGACCGCGACTTCGCCTTGGGACGGTCGACACTCGTCGCCAAGCTCCGCAGCGTCCGATGGATCGCCCTCCTTCTCGGGCTTTCGAACCTCTCCGTGATCCTTTTAGGCGTCTTCCTGCTTATCTACCTCCTCCGAAACTGCTCCGGCGATGAGAAACTGCCTTTCGCTGCCTCGATCTTGAGTGCGAGCATCAGGGTTCTCGCCATGGTCGGCGCCGGCAAAGCGCAGCATGAGACGGCTGAGATAATTGTTAGTTTCCCTATTGAGTCCGCTGCCGCTGATGCTGCCGTTCGTCACGAGAGACGG CTAAGGTATAAAAAGTGGCTATGGTGGACCAGATTTGGGATAGCAGTCACAGTGTTACAATCCATTGGAGCAGCCTACTTAACATTCATCGCATTAACTGATTTATCTCATGGTGGATCTTGTCTTTTAG GACAGCATACAGTTAATCAAACATGGAAGAAAATTTTAgtggtttcttttcttcttctggcGTGGCTTGTTGTAATCATACAGCTTTTTATGGGAGCTGACATATTGAGATGGAGGTCATTTTATTCAACACATGATACCGCATGGAAAGCACACTACAGTGAAGTGTTTGATCATGGAATTCGGGAGGCTTTGTGCTGTCTAGGACGCGCCAAGTACTT GAGTGTTTTGGAAGAAGACGAGATTTACTCTGTTGCAAGGTTGCTAGGTGATCTTGTAGCATATCGTGCATCAGGAACAGGGCATCTTGAACTATTGGCAG GACTTGCTCTATTGCAAAGCCAGAAGCAGGTGCAGAACTTGCACAATAAGCTTATGGATGTACCTGACCAACTTATTGAAGATGCAGCATTCTTCCATCAATTTGCTGAAGCTGCATACACA GGACCACTGCTTGATTTTGGTAGAAACCCTATCTTGTTTCCTTGTGCATGGCTCTATAGACAAGGAATTGTGACTCCCTGGGCTCGGAACAG GAGGCCTTCACTTGAAGGTGATAATTGGTGGCGGGGACATGCAGCTGCCTTCCTCAAATTTGTCAATTTACCTCCTGAAGCTCTTTGTATGGGTCGAGTCAGCCAA ACAAAGAGGGAGGCTGCTTATTTTGTGGTGGTTCTACATGATAAAAGGACTATAGTAGTCGCTGTACGTGGAACTGAGACACCTGAAGATCTCATAACAGATGGTTTATGCAGAGAGTGTGACCTTACCATGGAGGATTTGGATGGCTTGATAAA CGAACATTTACCTTCAGATGTTAGACAAAAAGTTCTGTCTTCTTTCCCACATTATGGACATGCAGGGATTATTGAATCTGCCAGGGAACTTTTCATCCAACTTGATGGCCAATCTGAAGTTAAAG ATTCCTTGCCATCTAAAAAAACTGGGTTTTTGTCATCCTTGTTGGCACCTGGATCTGAATGCCAGGGATACCAAATTTGTGTCGTAGGCCATTCTTTAGGAGGTGCTATTGCAACATTCTTGGGATTAAGA TTATATGGAAGACACCCAAAAGTACATGTTTATGCTTATGGAGGTCTTCCCTGTTTGGATTTTGTGACTGCTGAAGCATGCTCCAAATTTGTTACTAC TATTGTATACAATGATGAATTCTCTGCACAGCTTTCAGTTAATTCAATACTTAGGCTTCGTGCATCTGCAATTAGTGCTCTATCAGATGATTCTTTGGCTGAATCCGCCATGATACAAAAACTTGCACGCCGAATCCTGCATGCTAACAAGTATGATGTAAATGAGCAGTCCTATGACCTTTGTGCCTCACCATTAAGACAAAACTGTGTGGCAACATTTGAAAGGAATCACATTTCTAAGAGGTGGCAGTCAAAAACATCGACTACAG caATTGAACCAATGAATCAAGAGCTGTGTCTGGATGAGACAGCCTCAGGTGATGATGCTTCAGAGTTGGCGATTTTGGTAGATCAGGATGATGTGAGGTTAAACTCTTATGAAATTGTCAAGGATCAGATGGCCCAATGTTTTGAAGAAAGAACATCATCTGTTCAAGCATCAACAGCACCACCGGAAATGTATCTTCCGGGCTGTGTTGTTCATATAACATATGAACCAAAAAGAGTCTTGCCTTTCTGGAGAAGTTGGACAGTCCATGAGAGAGACCACACCTTTAGAGCTTTTGTGGCAAATAGGGAAAGTTTCAGAGACATCAGAGTTACTTCACGTATGTTCATTGATCATCTACCATGGCG GTGTCATTATGCCATGCAGAGAATATTGAAAGAACAAAAGCTTAAAGGCAAAATTCATGCGATTATTTAG
- the LOC122041243 gene encoding uncharacterized protein LOC122041243 isoform X3 has product MAKKSSPNLLLPVFASLIRFRPFAALSVCVPRRRPYRSSLRMDRDFALGRSTLVAKLRSVRWIALLLGLSNLSVILLGVFLLIYLLRNCSGDEKLPFAASILSASIRVLAMVGAGKAQHETAEIIVSFPIESAAADAAVRHERRLRYKKWLWWTRFGIAVTVLQSIGAAYLTFIALTDLSHGGSCLLGQHTVNQTWKKILVVSFLLLAWLVVIIQLFMGADILRWRSFYSTHDTAWKAHYSEVFDHGIREALCCLGRAKYLSVLEEDEIYSVARLLGDLVAYRASGTGHLELLAGLALLQSQKQVQNLHNKLMDVPDQLIEDAAFFHQFAEAAYTGPLLDFGRNPILFPCAWLYRQGIVTPWARNRPSLEGDNWWRGHAAAFLKFVNLPPEALCMGRVSQTKREAAYFVVVLHDKRTIVVAVRGTETPEDLITDGLCRECDLTMEDLDGLINSEHLPSDVRQKVLSSFPHYGHAGIIESARELFIQLDGQSEVKDSLPSKKTGFLSSLLAPGSECQGYQICVVGHSLGGAIATFLGLRLYGRHPKVHVYAYGGLPCLDFVTAEACSKFVTTIVYNDEFSAQLSVNSILRLRASAISALSDDSLAESAMIQKLARRILHANKYDVNEQSYDLCASPLRQNCVATFERNHISKRWQSKTSTTAIEPMNQELCLDETASGDDASELAILVDQDDVRLNSYEIVKDQMAQCFEERTSSVQASTAPPEMYLPGCVVHITYEPKRVLPFWRSWTVHERDHTFRAFVANRESFRDIRVTSRMFIDHLPWRCHYAMQRILKEQKLKGKIHAII; this is encoded by the exons ATGGCTAAGAAATCCTCGCCCAACCTCCTCCTCCCTGTCTTCGCTTCCCTCATCCGCTTCCGCCCCTTTGCCGCCCTTTCGGTCTGCGTCCCTCGCCGGAGGCCCTACCGCTCCTCCCTTCGCATGGACCGCGACTTCGCCTTGGGACGGTCGACACTCGTCGCCAAGCTCCGCAGCGTCCGATGGATCGCCCTCCTTCTCGGGCTTTCGAACCTCTCCGTGATCCTTTTAGGCGTCTTCCTGCTTATCTACCTCCTCCGAAACTGCTCCGGCGATGAGAAACTGCCTTTCGCTGCCTCGATCTTGAGTGCGAGCATCAGGGTTCTCGCCATGGTCGGCGCCGGCAAAGCGCAGCATGAGACGGCTGAGATAATTGTTAGTTTCCCTATTGAGTCCGCTGCCGCTGATGCTGCCGTTCGTCACGAGAGACGG CTAAGGTATAAAAAGTGGCTATGGTGGACCAGATTTGGGATAGCAGTCACAGTGTTACAATCCATTGGAGCAGCCTACTTAACATTCATCGCATTAACTGATTTATCTCATGGTGGATCTTGTCTTTTAG GACAGCATACAGTTAATCAAACATGGAAGAAAATTTTAgtggtttcttttcttcttctggcGTGGCTTGTTGTAATCATACAGCTTTTTATGGGAGCTGACATATTGAGATGGAGGTCATTTTATTCAACACATGATACCGCATGGAAAGCACACTACAGTGAAGTGTTTGATCATGGAATTCGGGAGGCTTTGTGCTGTCTAGGACGCGCCAAGTACTT GAGTGTTTTGGAAGAAGACGAGATTTACTCTGTTGCAAGGTTGCTAGGTGATCTTGTAGCATATCGTGCATCAGGAACAGGGCATCTTGAACTATTGGCAG GACTTGCTCTATTGCAAAGCCAGAAGCAGGTGCAGAACTTGCACAATAAGCTTATGGATGTACCTGACCAACTTATTGAAGATGCAGCATTCTTCCATCAATTTGCTGAAGCTGCATACACA GGACCACTGCTTGATTTTGGTAGAAACCCTATCTTGTTTCCTTGTGCATGGCTCTATAGACAAGGAATTGTGACTCCCTGGGCTCGGAACAG GCCTTCACTTGAAGGTGATAATTGGTGGCGGGGACATGCAGCTGCCTTCCTCAAATTTGTCAATTTACCTCCTGAAGCTCTTTGTATGGGTCGAGTCAGCCAA ACAAAGAGGGAGGCTGCTTATTTTGTGGTGGTTCTACATGATAAAAGGACTATAGTAGTCGCTGTACGTGGAACTGAGACACCTGAAGATCTCATAACAGATGGTTTATGCAGAGAGTGTGACCTTACCATGGAGGATTTGGATGGCTTGATAAA CAGCGAACATTTACCTTCAGATGTTAGACAAAAAGTTCTGTCTTCTTTCCCACATTATGGACATGCAGGGATTATTGAATCTGCCAGGGAACTTTTCATCCAACTTGATGGCCAATCTGAAGTTAAAG ATTCCTTGCCATCTAAAAAAACTGGGTTTTTGTCATCCTTGTTGGCACCTGGATCTGAATGCCAGGGATACCAAATTTGTGTCGTAGGCCATTCTTTAGGAGGTGCTATTGCAACATTCTTGGGATTAAGA TTATATGGAAGACACCCAAAAGTACATGTTTATGCTTATGGAGGTCTTCCCTGTTTGGATTTTGTGACTGCTGAAGCATGCTCCAAATTTGTTACTAC TATTGTATACAATGATGAATTCTCTGCACAGCTTTCAGTTAATTCAATACTTAGGCTTCGTGCATCTGCAATTAGTGCTCTATCAGATGATTCTTTGGCTGAATCCGCCATGATACAAAAACTTGCACGCCGAATCCTGCATGCTAACAAGTATGATGTAAATGAGCAGTCCTATGACCTTTGTGCCTCACCATTAAGACAAAACTGTGTGGCAACATTTGAAAGGAATCACATTTCTAAGAGGTGGCAGTCAAAAACATCGACTACAG caATTGAACCAATGAATCAAGAGCTGTGTCTGGATGAGACAGCCTCAGGTGATGATGCTTCAGAGTTGGCGATTTTGGTAGATCAGGATGATGTGAGGTTAAACTCTTATGAAATTGTCAAGGATCAGATGGCCCAATGTTTTGAAGAAAGAACATCATCTGTTCAAGCATCAACAGCACCACCGGAAATGTATCTTCCGGGCTGTGTTGTTCATATAACATATGAACCAAAAAGAGTCTTGCCTTTCTGGAGAAGTTGGACAGTCCATGAGAGAGACCACACCTTTAGAGCTTTTGTGGCAAATAGGGAAAGTTTCAGAGACATCAGAGTTACTTCACGTATGTTCATTGATCATCTACCATGGCG GTGTCATTATGCCATGCAGAGAATATTGAAAGAACAAAAGCTTAAAGGCAAAATTCATGCGATTATTTAG
- the LOC122041243 gene encoding uncharacterized protein LOC122041243 isoform X1, producing MAKKSSPNLLLPVFASLIRFRPFAALSVCVPRRRPYRSSLRMDRDFALGRSTLVAKLRSVRWIALLLGLSNLSVILLGVFLLIYLLRNCSGDEKLPFAASILSASIRVLAMVGAGKAQHETAEIIVSFPIESAAADAAVRHERRLRYKKWLWWTRFGIAVTVLQSIGAAYLTFIALTDLSHGGSCLLGQHTVNQTWKKILVVSFLLLAWLVVIIQLFMGADILRWRSFYSTHDTAWKAHYSEVFDHGIREALCCLGRAKYLSVLEEDEIYSVARLLGDLVAYRASGTGHLELLAGLALLQSQKQVQNLHNKLMDVPDQLIEDAAFFHQFAEAAYTGPLLDFGRNPILFPCAWLYRQGIVTPWARNRRPSLEGDNWWRGHAAAFLKFVNLPPEALCMGRVSQTKREAAYFVVVLHDKRTIVVAVRGTETPEDLITDGLCRECDLTMEDLDGLINSEHLPSDVRQKVLSSFPHYGHAGIIESARELFIQLDGQSEVKDSLPSKKTGFLSSLLAPGSECQGYQICVVGHSLGGAIATFLGLRLYGRHPKVHVYAYGGLPCLDFVTAEACSKFVTTIVYNDEFSAQLSVNSILRLRASAISALSDDSLAESAMIQKLARRILHANKYDVNEQSYDLCASPLRQNCVATFERNHISKRWQSKTSTTAIEPMNQELCLDETASGDDASELAILVDQDDVRLNSYEIVKDQMAQCFEERTSSVQASTAPPEMYLPGCVVHITYEPKRVLPFWRSWTVHERDHTFRAFVANRESFRDIRVTSRMFIDHLPWRCHYAMQRILKEQKLKGKIHAII from the exons ATGGCTAAGAAATCCTCGCCCAACCTCCTCCTCCCTGTCTTCGCTTCCCTCATCCGCTTCCGCCCCTTTGCCGCCCTTTCGGTCTGCGTCCCTCGCCGGAGGCCCTACCGCTCCTCCCTTCGCATGGACCGCGACTTCGCCTTGGGACGGTCGACACTCGTCGCCAAGCTCCGCAGCGTCCGATGGATCGCCCTCCTTCTCGGGCTTTCGAACCTCTCCGTGATCCTTTTAGGCGTCTTCCTGCTTATCTACCTCCTCCGAAACTGCTCCGGCGATGAGAAACTGCCTTTCGCTGCCTCGATCTTGAGTGCGAGCATCAGGGTTCTCGCCATGGTCGGCGCCGGCAAAGCGCAGCATGAGACGGCTGAGATAATTGTTAGTTTCCCTATTGAGTCCGCTGCCGCTGATGCTGCCGTTCGTCACGAGAGACGG CTAAGGTATAAAAAGTGGCTATGGTGGACCAGATTTGGGATAGCAGTCACAGTGTTACAATCCATTGGAGCAGCCTACTTAACATTCATCGCATTAACTGATTTATCTCATGGTGGATCTTGTCTTTTAG GACAGCATACAGTTAATCAAACATGGAAGAAAATTTTAgtggtttcttttcttcttctggcGTGGCTTGTTGTAATCATACAGCTTTTTATGGGAGCTGACATATTGAGATGGAGGTCATTTTATTCAACACATGATACCGCATGGAAAGCACACTACAGTGAAGTGTTTGATCATGGAATTCGGGAGGCTTTGTGCTGTCTAGGACGCGCCAAGTACTT GAGTGTTTTGGAAGAAGACGAGATTTACTCTGTTGCAAGGTTGCTAGGTGATCTTGTAGCATATCGTGCATCAGGAACAGGGCATCTTGAACTATTGGCAG GACTTGCTCTATTGCAAAGCCAGAAGCAGGTGCAGAACTTGCACAATAAGCTTATGGATGTACCTGACCAACTTATTGAAGATGCAGCATTCTTCCATCAATTTGCTGAAGCTGCATACACA GGACCACTGCTTGATTTTGGTAGAAACCCTATCTTGTTTCCTTGTGCATGGCTCTATAGACAAGGAATTGTGACTCCCTGGGCTCGGAACAG GAGGCCTTCACTTGAAGGTGATAATTGGTGGCGGGGACATGCAGCTGCCTTCCTCAAATTTGTCAATTTACCTCCTGAAGCTCTTTGTATGGGTCGAGTCAGCCAA ACAAAGAGGGAGGCTGCTTATTTTGTGGTGGTTCTACATGATAAAAGGACTATAGTAGTCGCTGTACGTGGAACTGAGACACCTGAAGATCTCATAACAGATGGTTTATGCAGAGAGTGTGACCTTACCATGGAGGATTTGGATGGCTTGATAAA CAGCGAACATTTACCTTCAGATGTTAGACAAAAAGTTCTGTCTTCTTTCCCACATTATGGACATGCAGGGATTATTGAATCTGCCAGGGAACTTTTCATCCAACTTGATGGCCAATCTGAAGTTAAAG ATTCCTTGCCATCTAAAAAAACTGGGTTTTTGTCATCCTTGTTGGCACCTGGATCTGAATGCCAGGGATACCAAATTTGTGTCGTAGGCCATTCTTTAGGAGGTGCTATTGCAACATTCTTGGGATTAAGA TTATATGGAAGACACCCAAAAGTACATGTTTATGCTTATGGAGGTCTTCCCTGTTTGGATTTTGTGACTGCTGAAGCATGCTCCAAATTTGTTACTAC TATTGTATACAATGATGAATTCTCTGCACAGCTTTCAGTTAATTCAATACTTAGGCTTCGTGCATCTGCAATTAGTGCTCTATCAGATGATTCTTTGGCTGAATCCGCCATGATACAAAAACTTGCACGCCGAATCCTGCATGCTAACAAGTATGATGTAAATGAGCAGTCCTATGACCTTTGTGCCTCACCATTAAGACAAAACTGTGTGGCAACATTTGAAAGGAATCACATTTCTAAGAGGTGGCAGTCAAAAACATCGACTACAG caATTGAACCAATGAATCAAGAGCTGTGTCTGGATGAGACAGCCTCAGGTGATGATGCTTCAGAGTTGGCGATTTTGGTAGATCAGGATGATGTGAGGTTAAACTCTTATGAAATTGTCAAGGATCAGATGGCCCAATGTTTTGAAGAAAGAACATCATCTGTTCAAGCATCAACAGCACCACCGGAAATGTATCTTCCGGGCTGTGTTGTTCATATAACATATGAACCAAAAAGAGTCTTGCCTTTCTGGAGAAGTTGGACAGTCCATGAGAGAGACCACACCTTTAGAGCTTTTGTGGCAAATAGGGAAAGTTTCAGAGACATCAGAGTTACTTCACGTATGTTCATTGATCATCTACCATGGCG GTGTCATTATGCCATGCAGAGAATATTGAAAGAACAAAAGCTTAAAGGCAAAATTCATGCGATTATTTAG